A region of Salvia splendens isolate huo1 chromosome 17, SspV2, whole genome shotgun sequence DNA encodes the following proteins:
- the LOC121775060 gene encoding uncharacterized protein LOC121775060, protein MRSKGETFRLETNSECPWRGLKKDKLGAVIFGCKRHTIAECLKDGLFGLPAPHYAYVKNVTAGLTLYLFNYTDRKLHGIFEAVSCGKMNINPRAWITSEGTELTPYPAQVHIREQRKCRPLLEEQIKPIIAKNYYEEKHFWFELDKDQNRGLMKLFLSSPIPEKLPHPPDTTYSNMFDILSSSSQDDIADEENNHDTEEFSDMGEMRPNEDMHSSASENNADSSAQETKWADLFKPSISLLKNEKVRESNCASLNLPVSDMERKITSSSEQMGELPREVYQDAANTTSESCVMERSEVISFVVDDGEEVYENKMACTQYYDQDSDMLDVPFSEDKTSLDGEGELMLSVMDYVLAEEPGEVCIDTKEKVRSVLASLGSYERDHGQPNLPNRASQKNNNPLPGGVVTDVSSSNFQYAIIKAYIVRLMQEVEGLKVSQLNQSLKIKHLEHELVLSKLEIDLLRRSYHKLEHKASCAPDNCSTEGCSISYSTSEESVFIVGGFDGFSWLPDLSLYSPNQDHVTPLCSMSSTRTYAAVAKLNTELYIFGGTLEGIWCDSVESYNSISNQWVQRPSLKMKKGSPAGASMHDKIFAIGGGNGAECFSEVEVFDPNFGSWIYTQSMLQKRFAPAAAAMNGAVYVAGGYDGKDYLRSVERFDPRQPAWTSLGCMNERRGCHSLVAFKENLYAIGGYNGNEMVSTMEVFDPRFGSWMMGEPMTVSRGYFGSFVLGAKMYVVGGVQDNDVLDLMECYDESSSGWQVIGATAIGKRSFCSALVL, encoded by the exons ATGAGGAGTAAAGGTGAAACTTTCCGATTGGAGACAAATTCTGAATGCCCTTGGAGAGGCTTGAAGAAAGATAAACTTGGGGCTGTGATTTTTGGATGCAAGCGCCACACTATCGCGGAATGCTTAAAAGATGGGCTTTTCG GATTGCCAGCTCCACATTATGCATATGTTAAGAACGTGACTGCTGGCCTTACGCTGTATCTGTTCAACTATACTGACCGGAAGCTTCACGGTATCTTTGAAGCAGTTTCATGCGGGAAGATGAATATTAACCCACGTGCATGGATAACTAGTGAGGGAACTGAGCTTACACCATACCCTGCACAG GTACATATTCGTGAACAGAGGAAGTGCAGGCCTCTACTTGAAGAACAAATTAAGCCCATCATAGCAAAGAATTACTATGAAGAGAAGCATTTTTGGTTTGAGCTTGACAAAGACCAAAATAGAGGATTGATGAAACTATTTCTATCATCACCAATACCAGAAAAGCTGCCTCATCCTCCAGACACCACCTACAGCAACATGTTTGACATTTTGTCCAGCTCCAGTCAAGATGATATTGCAGATGAAGAGAACAACCATGATACTGAAGAATTTTCCGACATGGGTGAGATGAGGCCAAACGAGGACATGCATTCATCTGCCTCAGAAAATAATGCAGATTCTTCTGCTCAAGAGACAAAGTGGGCCGATTTATTCAAACCTTCAATTTCATTGTTAAAGAATGAGAAAGTTCGGGAATCTAACTGTGCAAGTTTAAATTTACCAGTATCAGATATGGAGCGGAAAATTACATCATCCTCTGAGCAAATGGGAGAACTCCCTCGTGAAGTTTATCAAGATGCAGCTAATACAACGTCTGAATCATGCGTTATGGAACGTTCAGAAGTCATTTCTTTTGTGGTTGATGATGGTGAAGAAGTGTATGAAAATAAGATGGCATGTACTCAATATTATGATCAAGACAGTGATATGCTTGATGTGCCATTTTCAGAGGATAAAACTTCTTTAGATGGAGAGGGTGAGCTGATGCTCTCAGTAATGGATTATGTGCTAGCTGAGGAACCTGGAGAGGTATGCATTGATACCAAAGAAAAAGTAAGATCTGTTTTGGCATCCCTAGGAAGTTATGAGAGAGACCATGGTCAGCCTAACTTGCCAAATAGGGCTTCTCAGAAGAACAATAATCCATTGCCTGGAGGGGTGGTAACAGATGTATCATCTTCTAATTTTCAGTATGCAATCATTAAG GCATACATTGTGAGGTTAATGCAAGAAGTTGAAGGATTGAAGGTCTCCCAGTTGAATCAAAGTCTAAAGATTAAGCATTTGGAGCATGAGTTG GTCCTTTCCAAACTAGAAATTGATCTATTGAGGAGGAGTTATCATAAGCTGGAGCATAAAGCATCTTGTGCCCCAGATAACTGCAGTACAGAGGGCTGTTCGATCTCTTATTCCACATCTGAGGAGTCGGTATTCATTGTCGGGGGCTTTGATGGATTCTCTTGGCTTCCAGATTTGAGTTTATATTCTCCAAATCAGGATCATGTCACACCACTTTGCTCGATGAGCTCTACACGCACATATGCTGCAGTGGCAAAGTTGAATACCGAGCTTTACATTTTTGGCGGCACTCTTGAGGGTATATGGTGTGATTCAG TTGAATCATACAACTCAATCAGTAATCAATGGGTCCAGAGGCCTTCTCTAAAGATGAAAAAAGGAAGTCCAGCAGGAGCATCCATGCATGATAAAATCTTTGCAATTGGTGGTGGAAATGGGGCTGAATGTTTCTCAGAGGTGGAAGTGTTTGATCCAAATTTTGGTAGTTGGATCTACACTCAAtccatgcttcaaaag CGTTTTGCTCCTGCTGCCGCAGCCATGAACGGTGCAGTTTATGTTGCTGGTGGCTATGATGGAAAGGATTATCTGAG ATCAGTCGAAAGATTTGATCCTAGACAACCTGCATGGACCAGCCTCGGATGTATGAACGAGAGAAGAGGGTGTCATTCTCTAGTCGCCTTCAAAGAAAATTT ATACGCTATAGGTGGCTACAATGGTAATGaaatggtgtcgactatggaggtgTTTGATCCACGATTTGGCTCGTGGATGATGGGGGAACCGATGACAGTGTCAAGGGGTTATTTCGGCTCATTCGTCCTTGGGGCAAAAATGTACGTGGTCGGCGGGGTCCAGGACAATGATGTTCTTGATTTG ATGGAATGCTACGATGAGAGTTCTTCAGGATGGCAAGTGATCGGTGCAACGGCCATCGGTAAAAGATCGTTTTGTTCTGCTCTAGTTTTATGA
- the LOC121775061 gene encoding kelch-like protein 18 isoform X4, which yields MVLSMLVEVMMEEIILDQLKDLIQDNMHGPESMVLLVGISLSFKFDLVRYALGGYDGDTMVSSVEVFDPRIDSWMMVEPMKASRGCFGSFVLGGRIYVTGGLQDTQVLDQVLPQARETNEGH from the exons ATGGTGCTCTCTATGTTGGTGGAGGTTATGATGGAAGAGATTATCTTAG ATCAGTTGAAAGATTTGATCCAAGACAACATGCATGGACCAGAGTCAATG GTTTTGCTAGTTGGgatttctctctctttcaagTTTGACTTGGTTAG ATATGCTTTAGGTGGTTATGATGGAGATACAATGGTGTCAAGTGTCGAGGTTTTTGATCCACGTATTGATTCGTGGATGATGGTGGAACCGATGAAAGCTTCAAGGGGATGCTTTGGCTCATTCGTCCTTGGGGGAAGAATATACGTTACTGGTGGTTTGCAGGACACTCAAGTTTTAGACCAG GTGCTTCCTCAGGCACGTGAAACCAACGAGGGGCATTAA
- the LOC121775061 gene encoding kelch-like protein 18 isoform X1: MLVAFGFEFVFSIQGSCPMTFTRSHTSLAKLNGELYVFGGSHDGVWYDTVESYDPFNNRWIQRPCLNRKKGSMAGASMYDTIFTLGGGNGVEFFSEVELFDLHIGSWLSTEPMLEKRSAAADLNGALYVGGGYDGRDYLRYALGGYDGDTMVSSVEVFDPRIDSWMMVEPMKASRGCFGSFVLGGRIYVTGGLQDTQVLDQVLPQARETNEGH; the protein is encoded by the exons ATGCTCGTGGCTTTCGGATTTGAGTTTGTATTCTCCATCCAAGGATCATGCCCAATGACCTTTACTCGATCTCACACCTCGCTAGCAAAGTTGAATGGTGAGCTTTACGTCTTTGGTGGTTCTCACGATGGTGTGTGGTACGACACAG TTGAATCTTATGATCCCTTCAATAATCGATGGATCCAGCGGCCTTGTTTGAATAGGAAAAAAGGATCTATGGCTGGAGCATCCATGTATGACACAATATTTACACTCGGTGGTGGCAATGGAGTTGAATTCTTCTCAGAGGTGGAATTATTTGATCTACACATTGGCAGTTGGTTGTCCACTGAACCCATGCTTGAAAAG CGTTCTGCTGCCGCCGATCTAAATGGTGCTCTCTATGTTGGTGGAGGTTATGATGGAAGAGATTATCTTAG ATATGCTTTAGGTGGTTATGATGGAGATACAATGGTGTCAAGTGTCGAGGTTTTTGATCCACGTATTGATTCGTGGATGATGGTGGAACCGATGAAAGCTTCAAGGGGATGCTTTGGCTCATTCGTCCTTGGGGGAAGAATATACGTTACTGGTGGTTTGCAGGACACTCAAGTTTTAGACCAG GTGCTTCCTCAGGCACGTGAAACCAACGAGGGGCATTAA
- the LOC121775061 gene encoding kelch-like protein 8 isoform X2 yields MLVAFGFEFVFSIQGSCPMTFTRSHTSLAKLNGELYVFGGSHDGVWYDTVESYDPFNNRWIQRPCLNRKKGSMAGASMYDTIFTLGGGNGVEFFSEVELFDLHIGSWLSTEPMLEKRSAAADLNGALYVGGGYDGRDYLRYALGGYDGDTMVSSVEVFDPRIDSWMMVEPMKASRGCFGSFVLGGRIYVTGGLQDTQVLDQARETNEGH; encoded by the exons ATGCTCGTGGCTTTCGGATTTGAGTTTGTATTCTCCATCCAAGGATCATGCCCAATGACCTTTACTCGATCTCACACCTCGCTAGCAAAGTTGAATGGTGAGCTTTACGTCTTTGGTGGTTCTCACGATGGTGTGTGGTACGACACAG TTGAATCTTATGATCCCTTCAATAATCGATGGATCCAGCGGCCTTGTTTGAATAGGAAAAAAGGATCTATGGCTGGAGCATCCATGTATGACACAATATTTACACTCGGTGGTGGCAATGGAGTTGAATTCTTCTCAGAGGTGGAATTATTTGATCTACACATTGGCAGTTGGTTGTCCACTGAACCCATGCTTGAAAAG CGTTCTGCTGCCGCCGATCTAAATGGTGCTCTCTATGTTGGTGGAGGTTATGATGGAAGAGATTATCTTAG ATATGCTTTAGGTGGTTATGATGGAGATACAATGGTGTCAAGTGTCGAGGTTTTTGATCCACGTATTGATTCGTGGATGATGGTGGAACCGATGAAAGCTTCAAGGGGATGCTTTGGCTCATTCGTCCTTGGGGGAAGAATATACGTTACTGGTGGTTTGCAGGACACTCAAGTTTTAGACCAG GCACGTGAAACCAACGAGGGGCATTAA
- the LOC121775061 gene encoding kelch-like protein 8 isoform X3, translating to MLVAFGFEFVFSIQGSCPMTFTRSHTSLAKLNGELYVFGGSHDGVWYDTVESYDPFNNRWIQRPCLNRKKGSMAGASMYDTIFTLGGGNGVEFFSEVELFDLHIGSWLSTEPMLEKRSAAADLNGALYVGGGYDGRDYLRYALGGYDGDTMVSSVEVFDPRIDSWMMVEPMKASRGCFGSFVLGGRIYVTGGLQDTQVLDQLSPSEV from the exons ATGCTCGTGGCTTTCGGATTTGAGTTTGTATTCTCCATCCAAGGATCATGCCCAATGACCTTTACTCGATCTCACACCTCGCTAGCAAAGTTGAATGGTGAGCTTTACGTCTTTGGTGGTTCTCACGATGGTGTGTGGTACGACACAG TTGAATCTTATGATCCCTTCAATAATCGATGGATCCAGCGGCCTTGTTTGAATAGGAAAAAAGGATCTATGGCTGGAGCATCCATGTATGACACAATATTTACACTCGGTGGTGGCAATGGAGTTGAATTCTTCTCAGAGGTGGAATTATTTGATCTACACATTGGCAGTTGGTTGTCCACTGAACCCATGCTTGAAAAG CGTTCTGCTGCCGCCGATCTAAATGGTGCTCTCTATGTTGGTGGAGGTTATGATGGAAGAGATTATCTTAG ATATGCTTTAGGTGGTTATGATGGAGATACAATGGTGTCAAGTGTCGAGGTTTTTGATCCACGTATTGATTCGTGGATGATGGTGGAACCGATGAAAGCTTCAAGGGGATGCTTTGGCTCATTCGTCCTTGGGGGAAGAATATACGTTACTGGTGGTTTGCAGGACACTCAAGTTTTAGACCAG CTTTCTCCTTCCGAGGTATAG
- the LOC121773575 gene encoding uncharacterized protein LOC121773575 codes for MGAGRKTTTITLSEKYEDPWKANSGAPARNLTKGELGSIVFGCKHSTKKECLDKGLFGLPAAHYSYVKKAIPGLTLFLFNYSDRKLHGVFEAISCGQMNINPNAWITASEGSETTPYPAQVRVHETCRCSPLLEEEMKPIIAKNYYTEKFFWFELDKEQTKRLMALFKPSPWPENNFRPSNADWKRNITNVPSSSTVMNSGERLEMAEARLKGKQQSNGSITNRDVFSPEKKWSELFKPSSSSSAAIHAEVFEPQNVLSPSASESEWFDASASNSNAWGELPPEAPYAAADVESDSSVVECWEDSNLVDSYLEEISENIVQYHDGDTSMPDPKDMPSSEKMTLFDGWGDPVQPEEPEEDSKANNGSSLPLATSEHMTLFDGWGDPVQPEEPEEDSKANNGSSITLAPGELNLMDRRVQDHKSEEDMQYPDFLLMITKVIEEVKELKVFQFNQNLKTETLELELVHSKQELDELKKRCQKLEDTYDCASHVSMKNN; via the exons ATGGGGGCGGGCAGAAAAACCACAACGATTACTCTGAGTGAGAAGTATGAAGATCCCTGGAAAGCTAACAGTGGTGCACCTGCTAGAAATCTGACCAAAGGCGAACTCGGATCCATTGTATTTGGATGCAAGCACAGTACTAAGAAGGAATGCTTAGATAAAGGGCTTTTTG GGTTGCCAGCTGCACATTATTCATACGTGAAGAAAGCCATCCCTGGCCTTACACTCTTTCTCTTCAACTATAGTGACCGGAAGCTTCACGGTGTTTTTGAAGCAATATCGTGTGGACAGATGAATATTAATCCGAATGCGTGGATCACTGCAAGTGAGGGTTCTGAGACTACACCATATCCTGCACAG GTACGGGTCCATGAAACGTGTAGATGCAGTCCTTTGCTAGAAGAAGAAATGAAACCTATAATCGCAAAGAATTACTACACGGAGAAGTTCTTTTGGTTTGAGCTTGATAAAGAGCAGACAAAAAGATTGATGGCACTGTTCAAACCATCTCCATGGCCAGAAAACAATTTCCGCCCCTCAAATGCAGATTGGAAGAGAAACATTACCAATGTGCCGTCCAGTTCTACTGTAATGAACTCGGGAGAACGTCTTGAAATGGCAGAGGCAAGGTTAAAAGGGAAACAGCAATCAAATGGATCAATCACTAACAGAGATGTTTTTTCTCCGGAGAAGAAATGGAGTGAGCTGTTCAaaccttcatcttcttcatcagcAGCGATCCATGCTGAAGTTTTCGAACCTCAGAACGTGTTGAGTCCATCAGCATCAGAATCAGAATGGTTTGATGCGTCTGCCTCGAATTCTAATGCATGGGGTGAATTGCCTCCTGAAGCTCCTTATGCTGCAGCTGATGTTGAGAGTGACTCAAGTGTTGTGGAATGTTGGGAAGATAGCAATCTTGTTGACAGTTATTTGGAAGAGATATCTGAAAACATTGTGCAATATCATGATGGAGACACAAGTATGCCTGATCCAAAAGACATGCCATCTTCGGAGAAGATGACTCTTTTCGATGGATGGGGTGATCCTGTGCAACCTGAGGAACCTGAAGAAGATAGCAAGGCAAACAACGGATCAAGCCTCCCTTTGGCAACCAGCGAGCATATGACTCTTTTCGATGGATGGGGTGATCCTGTACAACCTGAGGAACCTGAAGAAGATAGCAAAGCAAACAATGGATCAAGCATCACTTTGGCACCCGGTGAGCTTAACTTGATGGATAGGAGGGTTCAAGATCACAAGTCTGAAGAAGATATGCAATATCCCGATTTTCTGCTTATGATCACTAAG GTGATAGAAGAAGTTAAAGAGTTGAAGGTCTTCCAGTTCAATCAAAATCTGAAAACTGAGACTCTGGAGCTGGAGTTG GTACATTCCAAACAAGAActtgatgaattgaagaagagGTGCCAAAAGCTGGAAGATACATATGACTGTGCTTCACATGTTTCAATGAAGAACAATTAA